ATCTTTACCCAAAGTCCATTTATTGTTTGCCTTAAGCTTATTAAGGGTATCAAAAAAAACGCCGGGATCGCATAATAAATTTATATCTGCTGCTCTATTAAGTTCTATTTCCTCATGAGATCCGTTTATACAAACAAGTTTAGTTGTCTTAGGAAATAGTGGAGGGTTTCCGAAATTCATCTGATTGTCTAGTCTTGCACCAACCATTAAAACTAAATCAGACTCATGTAATGCAAATTTAGAAGGTGGATACTGATGAATATCAGCAAGACCCATATAAGCATTAGCTTCTTCACCAAGTAATTTTTGATGATAAGGAATATTAAATATTGGGATATTTAAATTGCTTCCTGCCTCTTCTAGTTTTTTTTCAGATCCAGACCACCAAACTCCATGCCCACCAATTAAAACAGGTTTTTTTGAGCTACAAGCAAGCTCTAGCACCTCTGCCATATGAGTTGGATCAGGCCATGCTTTTGCAATTGGTTTAGTTTGATGAGAAAAAGGTCTCTCTTCAAGTCCTGCATCTTCTGGAAAAGATGAGAACATAATATCAACTGGCATACTTAAGTGAACAGCACCTGGATATCCATTTGTTGCAATTCTATATGCTTTGTCGACAAACTCTCTTATTCTTGTACCGTCAGTTATACTTGCGCTATATTTTGTTAATGGAGCCGCAATAGCAACATCATCAATTTCTTTAAATCCACCCGACCCTTGTCTTTTCAAACTACTTGATCCAGTTATAAAAATTACAGGCGATCTCTCTCCCCATGCTTCCATCATAGATGGAACAGCATTAGCAAATCCTTCTGGACCAACAAGACAAACTGCAGGCTTTCTAGTTATTCTTGTATGTCCGTCTGCAATGTGACCAGCTATTTGTTCATGAGGACAATTAATTACTTCCATTTGACATTCCATAAATCCTTCAAGTGCAGGATTACAAAATCCACCTGACAAAGTAAAAACATGTTGAACACCTTTATCTTTTAATGCTCGTGCAATTAATGATCCGCCTCTAATTTTTTTTTCTGACATTTAATATTTAAAATCCCTTATAAACCTTTCTGCAATTATATCTGAAGAAATATCTTTTATATCAGTTAAACCTACTAATCCCAAGGCAGTACTTAATTCGTCTTTAATAATATCAACTACTCTCTTTAAACCTTTCGCTCCATCAGCTCCAATACCATACATAAGAGGTCTTCCTACCATTGTAAAATCTGCACCTAGCGCTAAAGCTCTAACAATATCGCTTCCACCTCTTATACCGCTGTCAAATATGATAGGAAAATCTTTACCCAAAGCATTTCTTATTATTGGAAGTGCTTCTATTGAGGAAGTAGCGCTGTCTAACTGTCTTCCTCCATGATTAGATACTTGAATAGCATCAGCCCCTTCAGACTTTATTTTCAAAGCATCTTCTGCAGACATTACTCCTTTAATGATTAGTTTACCTTTCCATTTTTCTCTTATTCTTTTTAATGTATCCCAATCAGTAGCTCCTCTACTTTCACTTCTAACAAACTTATTCCCTCTCTTTGAAGTTTCATAATTCATTGGTTTTGGAATTCCACCCAACAAGGTAGATATTGACCAGTTTGGATGAGTTGCAAAATCTATAAATTGTTTAACTCCAAGATTAAAAGGGACGGTAAATCCATTTCTATTATCTTTAGCTCTCCTAAATTGAATAGGCACATCAACAGTAAGAATTGCAACTTTGTATCCTGTTTTTTCAGCTCTTTCTAATAATTCCATCACAAATTCTTCATCTTGGAAATTATAAAGTTGTAACCAAACATGACCTTTTGAATACTCATACATTTGTTCTAATGAAGTTGATGATGCCATTGAAACACACATAGGTATATTGTTAGATAAACTTTCTTCAGCTAACATTTTATCTGCACCAGGCCAGGTTAAATTACACATGCCCATAGGAGCAAATCCAAAAGGCTGATCGTATTCAAAACCTAGAATATCTTTTTTAATAATTCTTTTTTCAACATTCCTTAATACTTTAGGTTGAAGTCTTATTTGATCTAAAGCTTTGCTGTTGTTCTCACATAATTTTTCATCACCAGATGCACCATCAACGAAATCAAACATTAATTTAGGTACACGTTTTTTTGCAACTATTCTTGCTTCTTCGACACTATGAATTTTTTTACTTGGGCTGATGTTGGTCATAATTTATTTATATACTCATTAAGACTAATTTTACTGTTTTTATCAATGAAATAAGCATCACAACCATTTCTAGCAGCACAAACTTCTTTAGCAGAACCATCAACAAATAATACTGCTACACCATCATCAATTGCTATGCCGGGTGGTAACTTACTATTTTTAATATCAGCTTGGTATTGTGACATACGTTCGGACACTGATGAGTGTGGTGTGCAACTGCCAGATAAAATATTTATACCTCTCAGTGGATTGTAACCAGGTCCTGCAGAATCTGATAAGATCCAATCAAACCAACAAAC
The Candidatus Pelagibacter sp. RS40 DNA segment above includes these coding regions:
- a CDS encoding thiamine pyrophosphate-binding protein, with protein sequence MSEKKIRGGSLIARALKDKGVQHVFTLSGGFCNPALEGFMECQMEVINCPHEQIAGHIADGHTRITRKPAVCLVGPEGFANAVPSMMEAWGERSPVIFITGSSSLKRQGSGGFKEIDDVAIAAPLTKYSASITDGTRIREFVDKAYRIATNGYPGAVHLSMPVDIMFSSFPEDAGLEERPFSHQTKPIAKAWPDPTHMAEVLELACSSKKPVLIGGHGVWWSGSEKKLEEAGSNLNIPIFNIPYHQKLLGEEANAYMGLADIHQYPPSKFALHESDLVLMVGARLDNQMNFGNPPLFPKTTKLVCINGSHEEIELNRAADINLLCDPGVFFDTLNKLKANNKWTLGKDWFDLNREKKQEWVDKTLSDLNKETKEAEANGGKMHPLQLALDVQDAIGENDWLVIDGGNTHFWSEIAINIAGSKGKKMGGILHPGTFSMLGVGVPFALSAKNTNPNSKVILISGDGAFLSGGLSIEAAFQENKPIIVVIDNNGGLDCISQQQERLFESGKHFATDFRDIPFHKIFEGFGGHGELVTKREQLAPALKRAIESGKTACINVKAKGVISPIVAAVSDKRDKASIE
- a CDS encoding alpha-hydroxy acid oxidase; the encoded protein is MTNISPSKKIHSVEEARIVAKKRVPKLMFDFVDGASGDEKLCENNSKALDQIRLQPKVLRNVEKRIIKKDILGFEYDQPFGFAPMGMCNLTWPGADKMLAEESLSNNIPMCVSMASSTSLEQMYEYSKGHVWLQLYNFQDEEFVMELLERAEKTGYKVAILTVDVPIQFRRAKDNRNGFTVPFNLGVKQFIDFATHPNWSISTLLGGIPKPMNYETSKRGNKFVRSESRGATDWDTLKRIREKWKGKLIIKGVMSAEDALKIKSEGADAIQVSNHGGRQLDSATSSIEALPIIRNALGKDFPIIFDSGIRGGSDIVRALALGADFTMVGRPLMYGIGADGAKGLKRVVDIIKDELSTALGLVGLTDIKDISSDIIAERFIRDFKY